Genomic window (candidate division KSB1 bacterium):
TTGATTATGGAGAACAACGATTCATCACAATGGGTTTATTGCGAGGTGTCGTTGTCGTGATTGCCCATACTGAGAGAGACAAAACAGCTCGTATTGTTCCAATGCGAAAGACCACCAAACATGAGCAAGAACTATTCTTCCAAAGCCTCTCAAACTGATTGGAACCGCATCCTTAAGATGCGAGACGAAGATATCGATTTATCTGAAATCCCCGAAATCACAGCCAAACAAATGGCGCGTTCGGTTTTGCGAGTTGGCGGCAAACCAGTGCCCAAAGGCAAGGTTCAAGTCAACCTCTCCCTTGACGCCGGCGTTGTGGCCTATTTCAAGACCCAAGCCGGTGGGCGAAATTTTCGGAAACTCATCAATGAAGCCTTGAAGACAAAAATTCGCGACCAGAATATCGAGAATATTCTGCGCCGTGTCATTCGCGAAGAATTGCAAGGAGCGGGTTAAATCGCATTTTGCAGATAAAGAGAATTCTCGGAGAAAAAAGATTGTGACGAGAAACCCAATAATCCAACACTCCAAATGCCCGGTCAAAAAGTTCGTTTACTCAAAATCTTCATCGCTTCGCCCAGTGATGTGAAATTCGAACGCGACAAAGCCCGCGAGGAAATTCTCAGCCTGCGACCGCTGGCGCAGAAACATGGCTTTGATTTGCAGCCCCTCGGTTGGGAGGCCAACGCCACGCCCGGCGTTGGCCGTCCTCAAGAGCGGATCAACCCGCTGGTGGCTGAATGCGATTTGTTCATCGGCATCCTGTGGCGAAAATTTGGGGCACCCACCGGCGAAGCCGAGTCCGGCACGCTGGAAGAATTCAATCTCGCCCGCGAGCGATTCGTGAAAGAGCGCACGCCAGAGATCATGCTCTATTTCCGCGAAGTGCATCCGGATTTTTTGGAAGATCCCGGCCTGCAATTGCAAAAAGTTCTGGATTTCAAAAAGCAAGTTGAAGAAAGCCGTCTCGCGCTTTATTGGCAGTACCGCGAGCCGGAGCATTTTGCGGCGTTGCTGCGCCAGCACGTCACCGATTGGCTGTTGAAATTGGTTCCCGCTCCAGCCGACCGTCGGGACGCTGCGAGCGTCCAGACGGTGGAGGCTCCTCCCCTCTCCGCCTTTGCCGAACATCTCGAATACTGCCGCACCGAGTTACAGAAAACCGCAAGGCCTCTGCGACTGCGGACTTTGAACTTGCCCCCGCTCTTTCTCGAAGAAGTCGATGCCGAGCGGCCGCGCAACATGAAAGTGAGCAACGCCGTCAAAATGTTTCCCCGCTTGCTCATCCTTGGCGAGCCTGGCGCGGGCAAAACCACCTCGCTCAAAAAACTCGCTGCCGAATATGCCGTGTGGCGCGGCGAAGGCAAGGAACCCGGACTCAATGAGCCGGAAGATTTCAACCTGCCGATTTTCGTCGATCTCTCTGCATATCCAACCGTATCCGCCGGCGATTCCAAACGCGGCTTGTGGCGGCTCATCACCGCGAGCGTACGCGGCGTGCATGATGTCGATGTGCGCAAACGTATCGCTGCGGGCGGATGCTTGCTGCTGTTCGACGGCCTCAACGAAGTGGGCGAAGTGTATGACGAAGTCGTTTATCAAATTCGCCATCTCGTGAATACCGAAGCGCCGCACAATCGTTTCGTCGTCACCTGCCGGCCCGGTGTGTATCGCGACGAGCTGCGCAATGAGTTTATCGCGTTTCAATTGGAACGCCTGAGCAGCTTCAACGCCTCGAAAGTTTTGGAGATTGAAATCGGCGCGGAGAAAGCGCAAGCCGCGTGGAAAGGCCTGGATGAATACACCCGCGACCTCTGCCGTAATCCGCTCATGCTCACCCTGCTCGCCGACGAGCTGCGCGCCAGCGACACCCCGCCGCAGAACCGTGCCCAACTC
Coding sequences:
- a CDS encoding BrnT family toxin, whose protein sequence is MDFTWDERKRKTNIRKHGLDFADAETAFSGATFTFEDDRFDYGEQRFITMGLLRGVVVVIAHTERDKTARIVPMRKTTKHEQELFFQSLSN
- a CDS encoding BrnA antitoxin family protein — its product is MRDEDIDLSEIPEITAKQMARSVLRVGGKPVPKGKVQVNLSLDAGVVAYFKTQAGGRNFRKLINEALKTKIRDQNIENILRRVIREELQGAG